TCCTGATCCGCATGGGAGCCAAAATCGAAGGAGCCGGCACGAGCCGCATCGTCATTGAAGGTGTGGAAAGGCTTCATGGCTGCAACCATACCGTGATCCCGGACCGCATCGAAGCCGGGACATACATGGTGGCTGCCGCCATGGTTGGGGACGGGGTTACGATCCGTCGCGTCTGCCGGGAACACCTGCAGGCTATTACCCAGGCTTTGATCGATTGCGGGCATAACGTCCAGTTCAGCGAACGCGGCGACGTCGTTACCGTCGTCCCGGGGAAGGAACCGCGGAGCGGCAAAATTTTGACATCTCCCTATCCCGGTTACCCGACGGACATGCAGGCGCAGATGACGGCGCTTTTTGCGACGACTCCCGGCATCAGCGTGGTCAAGGATACGATTTTTCCGCAGCGTTTTATGCATTGTTCGGAATTGAAGCGCATGGGGGCCGACATCAAAGTGGATAACGGTTCCGCCGTGATTACCGGCGTGGAAAGCCTGAGTGCCGCTCCCGTGATGGCGTCCGACCTCCGGGCTTCCGCGGCTCTTGTTCTTGCCGCCCTTAAGGCTGAGGGAACGACCGAGATCCACAGGCTTTACCACATTGACCGCGGCTATGAGTTGATAGATGAAAAACTTCTGTCCATCGGAGCCGCTGTGGAAAGAAAGCCGGACGACGAAGAATAATTCCTTTTGCCGGCCTGGAGGAGACGTGTCAAAATCAGACGTTAAGAGTTGATTTTTATCTTTACAGCATACAATGCCTCATGTATTTCTGAAATCTCCTATGAACAAGGCTCAACTTATCGAAGTAATTCAGAAGACGCTGGGTGCCGATGCAACGAAGAAGCAGGCTGAAGAAGCCCTCTCCGCCGTTGTTGAAGCAATCAAAGTTGGTGTGCAAAAGTCCGGCAAAGTGCAGATTATGGGCTTTGGCACCTTTGCTACCAAGACCCGTGCCGCCCGTACAGGCCGCAACCCCAAGACCGGGGAAGCGATTACCATCCCCGCATCCCAGACGGTTGCTTTTAAGGCTTCTTCTTCTTTGAAGGCTTAATGCTGCATCGTCGCACATTTTTTGTGCGGATGATTGTATTTACTCAAGAGGCTGTCGCATCCGTTGTGGTGGGACAGCCTCTTTTTGTACGGAAATGCAAAATATTGTCATTTCCGTATATTTTCATTCCCGGCTTGTTTTTTTTCTTGCCTCAGCAGTGGAATAAATCTAATTCCTAAGAAGAGTCCGGGATGTTGTTTGCTTAGAAGAACCGGTATAAGGACTCGAAGTGGACTACCTATGAAAGATTTTATTAATGCCTCGGATTATTTGACGAAATTAATGGAGTTGGGGAAACCCCTTGTGGCGGACGATGCGGCAGCGCGCAGCAGACGTACTTTTTTGCTGGAAGCGGCGGCTTTGCTGATGCTGACGAGTTGTTCCGGTTCGGGCAAGGTCGGTCCTGCGCCAATGATCTCCTTCACTCCGTCTTCCGTGCCCTTGATCAAGCGTTCTCCCGGCCGTCTCAGGAAGGAATGCCGCATTGTGGAAAACATGATGATGTCGTCCAATTCCCGCCTCCGCAGGACAAAGGGACACTCGATGAAGCCGCGCTTCATTACCGTGCATAATACGGAAAAT
This is a stretch of genomic DNA from Akkermansia sp. N21116. It encodes these proteins:
- the murA gene encoding UDP-N-acetylglucosamine 1-carboxyvinyltransferase; the encoded protein is MEKLVVHGGCTLRGTVNISGSKNASLPILAAALLTDEPVMIRRVPDVSDTNYMLQILGQLGASVERYSGNVRIEAKEIAAVATYEQVRKMRASICLLGPILARKHECHIPLPGGCVIGDRPVNLHIRAVEALGAKVEIANGVLKISAENGLHGTVVDLRGDNGPTVLGTDNLMMAAVLARGETVIESAACEPEVVDLAHFLIRMGAKIEGAGTSRIVIEGVERLHGCNHTVIPDRIEAGTYMVAAAMVGDGVTIRRVCREHLQAITQALIDCGHNVQFSERGDVVTVVPGKEPRSGKILTSPYPGYPTDMQAQMTALFATTPGISVVKDTIFPQRFMHCSELKRMGADIKVDNGSAVITGVESLSAAPVMASDLRASAALVLAALKAEGTTEIHRLYHIDRGYELIDEKLLSIGAAVERKPDDEE
- a CDS encoding HU family DNA-binding protein, producing MNKAQLIEVIQKTLGADATKKQAEEALSAVVEAIKVGVQKSGKVQIMGFGTFATKTRAARTGRNPKTGEAITIPASQTVAFKASSSLKA